Proteins co-encoded in one Flavivirga eckloniae genomic window:
- a CDS encoding GntR family transcriptional regulator, with translation MKNKFIFDIDLNSDIPKYQQLVNAINDALANNTMLVGDMLPSVNSICKDYKLSRDTVFKSYTILKDQKVIDSVPNKGYYVANVTRKVLLVLDTFKAYKEVLYHAFINNLPDNVITDVQFHHYNIENFKTILNNSKGKYYKYVVMGFNNEEVPKVLDGFRNEKLLLIDWNIHSKKDNNFVCQDFGDSFFEALQGANTLFEKYKEIYFVFPEYTYHPVEAIAHFEKYCKTLQFKYKVINIKSLKHFKIEKNIAYISVSDRFLGKFLEECRNNDLEPGIDVGFLSYNETPMKKFIYKGISVVSTDFKALGEKAAEFIYKNEPLQVFIPTNLTLRESL, from the coding sequence ATGAAAAACAAATTTATTTTTGACATCGATCTTAATAGTGATATACCGAAATATCAACAATTAGTTAATGCTATAAATGATGCTTTAGCTAATAACACGATGCTTGTTGGAGACATGCTCCCTTCTGTTAACAGTATTTGTAAGGATTACAAACTTTCTAGAGACACTGTTTTTAAATCTTATACCATATTAAAAGACCAAAAAGTAATAGATTCTGTTCCCAACAAAGGCTATTATGTTGCCAATGTTACAAGAAAAGTACTCTTAGTGTTAGACACCTTTAAAGCTTACAAGGAAGTTTTATACCATGCCTTTATAAATAACTTACCGGATAATGTTATTACAGACGTACAATTTCACCATTATAATATCGAAAACTTTAAAACGATATTGAATAATAGCAAGGGTAAATACTACAAGTATGTGGTGATGGGGTTTAATAACGAAGAGGTTCCTAAAGTTTTAGATGGATTTAGGAACGAAAAACTACTTCTAATAGATTGGAACATACACTCTAAAAAGGACAACAATTTTGTTTGTCAAGATTTTGGCGATTCGTTTTTTGAAGCTTTACAAGGCGCCAATACCCTATTCGAAAAATACAAAGAAATCTATTTTGTTTTTCCAGAATACACGTATCATCCTGTAGAAGCAATCGCCCATTTCGAAAAGTATTGTAAAACATTACAGTTTAAATATAAAGTAATAAACATAAAAAGTTTAAAACATTTTAAGATTGAAAAGAACATAGCCTACATAAGTGTTAGTGATCGTTTTTTAGGAAAGTTTTTAGAAGAATGCCGAAATAACGATTTAGAACCAGGTATAGATGTTGGCTTTTTATCATATAACGAAACCCCAATGAAAAAATTTATTTATAAGGGAATTTCTGTTGTTTCAACCGATTTTAAAGCATTAGGAGAGAAAGCAGCAGAATTTATTTATAAAAACGAACCCTTGCAGGTATTTATACCTACAAATTTAACATTAAGAGAATCTTTATAA
- a CDS encoding hybrid sensor histidine kinase/response regulator transcription factor: MSIYTIKNLRFYFALFFLFVLGAVNSQSNIYFDHITTEDGLSQSDINSIYQDPQGFMWFGTHEGLNKYDGYNFTIYNPDSNNPNSINSNLIFSITGDEEGNLWLGTTGKGLSYFDKSLEKFTHFLHEEGNDNSLKNNHISAVYRDKKNRLWVGTIDGLDLVDLNKPKDSIQFQHFNLEHDRLIAGFGDNNIYSIFEDSKGQVWVGGLRGLYKLSRNQNGDIYFRLVNSLIGMNRLSVRSISEDNYGRLLIGTTIGLYILRKHNDSHRVELITSGFINNILIENDNIWMGTNNGLLFYDNSDETKNPQFLAQFAYNPQDPNSLSKNIVKSLAKDITGIIWVGTNGGGVNKFDPKRKKFKHVKKTLNPSSLSYDKIRSMFEDSNGTLWIGTEGGGLNMLLPNDSTNLEFKNFMAIQSPFVTIEIKREDKKILLIGAENTPGLFELDITDPEKVKESDINVFQPVSGSIFAILEDRRKNIWIGTYNGGVNRLLYNKSTKSYKQDVLSHVKTDSSSISNNIIRNILEDRKGNIWFATGYGLCKLTPEEAVKNKPKFTTYKNIPSDSRSISHNYILELFESENGDIWIGTLGGGLNRLIQSKDGSSDRFESYKTENSGLPNNVIKGILEDEENNLWLSTNKGLSKFDPIKNIYRNYDINDGLQSNEFQELARLKRKNGELLFGGINGYNTFFPRDIKDNKEEAKTIITNFSISNEQINIGEYVNGRIILDKDINEIEEIQLKYKENSFSFEFAALHYASPRKNQFAYMLQGFDKDWIYTTSNKRFATYTNLEPSIYTLKVKASNNDGIWDSTPSEIKIRVIPPFWRTNFAYFFYSLIIIGFLLLFRMFTIIRTTKKHQLEIEHFEKKKTDELQRIKLEFFTNISHEFRTPITLIKGPLKYLQKNVGLLDKEVVHEQYRLIQKNSDYLLRLVNELLDFRKINQGKMRLVMRKSNIARFIKEICEPFQFLVRKKQISFNLIASDEELETWFDHDALEKIMSNLLSNAFKFTPEGGDISVEISLSKDIGVNEFDENEMNFVKIEVKDSGVGIEESKLPNIFERFYTDKDNSNPKGVGIGLSFTKDIIELHQGIIEVESTPNKGTTFIVQLPVERKAYEGIPEISCKDVSEVDFHVRTSESDSMAISINDELVDSNLSQIRSKLPVLLIVDDNPDIRSFVKRVLGEKYNVYEAENGKEGFELANKLMPNIIVTDIMMPIMDGIEFCEEIKTKKETSHIPVIMLTAKLSQETEIKGLKTGADAYIRKPFDVELLELKLTNILKIREELRKRFNREISLQPQEVTVTTMDERFLQQAIEIVEKNMMNTDFSVEMLVKEMGHSRSNLYLKFKEITGLSSSEFIRNIRLKRAVQLFEKSDFSVKEIMYMTGFNTASYFAKCFKKQFGVIPSEYVSQNLAKKNDK; this comes from the coding sequence ATGAGCATTTATACAATTAAAAACCTTCGTTTTTATTTTGCCCTATTCTTTTTGTTCGTTTTAGGGGCAGTTAACAGTCAAAGTAATATCTATTTCGATCATATAACTACAGAAGACGGTTTGTCTCAAAGTGATATAAATAGCATTTACCAAGACCCACAGGGGTTTATGTGGTTTGGGACTCATGAGGGGCTTAATAAGTACGATGGCTATAACTTTACTATTTATAACCCGGATTCTAATAACCCTAATAGTATAAATAGTAACTTGATTTTTTCTATTACTGGAGATGAAGAAGGGAATTTATGGCTTGGTACTACGGGTAAAGGTTTGAGTTATTTTGATAAATCGTTAGAAAAGTTCACACATTTTTTACACGAAGAAGGGAATGATAATAGCTTAAAAAATAATCATATAAGTGCTGTTTATAGAGATAAGAAGAATAGATTATGGGTTGGTACTATTGATGGTTTAGATCTGGTTGACCTTAATAAACCTAAAGATTCAATACAGTTTCAGCATTTTAATTTAGAACACGATCGGTTAATTGCCGGTTTTGGAGATAATAATATTTATTCAATTTTTGAAGACAGTAAGGGGCAAGTATGGGTAGGAGGATTAAGAGGCCTCTATAAGTTATCCAGAAATCAAAATGGGGATATCTATTTTAGATTGGTTAATAGCTTGATCGGAATGAACAGACTATCTGTGCGTAGTATTAGCGAAGATAATTATGGACGTTTACTTATAGGAACTACCATCGGGTTGTATATATTGAGAAAACACAATGATTCGCATAGGGTTGAATTAATTACTTCTGGCTTTATTAATAATATTCTTATAGAGAATGATAATATTTGGATGGGAACGAACAATGGTTTGTTGTTTTATGATAATTCCGATGAAACTAAAAATCCGCAGTTTTTAGCACAATTTGCTTACAATCCGCAAGATCCAAATAGTTTAAGTAAAAATATAGTGAAATCTTTAGCTAAAGATATTACTGGAATTATATGGGTAGGTACAAATGGAGGCGGAGTTAATAAATTCGATCCAAAAAGAAAAAAGTTTAAGCATGTAAAGAAAACATTAAATCCGAGCAGCCTTAGTTACGATAAAATAAGGTCTATGTTTGAAGATAGTAATGGTACGTTATGGATTGGAACTGAAGGGGGCGGTTTAAATATGTTGCTTCCTAATGATAGCACAAACTTAGAATTTAAAAACTTTATGGCCATACAAAGCCCTTTTGTTACAATAGAGATAAAAAGGGAAGATAAAAAAATATTACTTATTGGAGCCGAAAACACTCCAGGGCTGTTTGAGTTGGATATAACAGACCCGGAAAAGGTGAAAGAAAGCGATATTAATGTTTTCCAACCAGTATCTGGGAGTATTTTTGCCATATTGGAAGATAGGCGTAAAAATATTTGGATCGGGACCTATAATGGAGGTGTAAACCGTTTGTTATATAACAAATCTACCAAGAGTTACAAACAAGATGTTTTATCCCATGTTAAAACCGATTCATCAAGCATTTCAAATAATATTATTAGAAATATTCTAGAAGATCGCAAGGGGAATATATGGTTTGCTACTGGCTACGGTCTGTGTAAGTTAACACCAGAAGAGGCCGTTAAAAATAAGCCTAAGTTTACTACTTACAAGAATATCCCTTCAGATAGCAGAAGTATTAGCCATAATTACATACTGGAGCTTTTTGAAAGTGAAAATGGTGATATATGGATTGGAACATTGGGAGGAGGACTTAATAGATTGATTCAATCTAAAGATGGTTCGTCAGACCGATTTGAATCTTATAAAACAGAAAATAGTGGTCTGCCTAATAATGTTATCAAAGGAATTTTAGAAGATGAGGAAAACAATTTATGGTTATCGACAAATAAAGGGCTTTCCAAGTTTGATCCTATTAAAAACATATATAGAAACTACGATATTAATGATGGTCTTCAAAGTAACGAGTTTCAGGAGTTGGCCAGGTTAAAACGAAAAAATGGAGAGCTTTTATTTGGAGGAATAAATGGGTACAATACATTTTTTCCGAGAGATATCAAGGATAATAAAGAAGAAGCAAAAACAATTATTACAAATTTCTCAATTTCCAATGAGCAAATAAATATTGGCGAATATGTAAATGGTCGTATTATTCTTGATAAGGATATAAATGAAATCGAAGAAATTCAATTAAAGTATAAAGAAAATAGTTTTTCTTTTGAATTTGCGGCTTTACATTATGCGTCGCCACGTAAAAATCAGTTTGCCTATATGCTTCAAGGGTTTGATAAAGATTGGATTTATACAACATCAAACAAGCGTTTTGCAACATATACTAATTTAGAACCTAGTATTTATACTTTAAAAGTAAAAGCCTCAAATAATGATGGGATTTGGGACTCAACGCCCTCTGAAATAAAAATTAGAGTGATTCCTCCATTTTGGCGAACAAACTTTGCTTATTTTTTCTATAGCCTTATTATAATTGGATTTTTACTTCTTTTTAGAATGTTCACCATTATTAGAACAACTAAAAAACACCAATTAGAGATTGAGCATTTTGAGAAGAAAAAAACAGATGAGTTACAGAGAATAAAATTAGAATTCTTTACAAACATATCTCATGAATTTAGAACGCCAATTACTTTAATTAAAGGACCTTTAAAATATTTGCAAAAGAACGTAGGTTTATTAGATAAGGAGGTAGTACATGAGCAGTATCGACTCATTCAAAAGAATAGCGATTATTTGTTGAGGTTGGTTAACGAGTTATTAGATTTTAGAAAAATCAATCAAGGGAAAATGAGGCTGGTAATGCGTAAAAGTAATATAGCCAGATTTATTAAAGAGATATGTGAGCCTTTTCAATTTTTGGTTAGAAAAAAACAAATTTCTTTCAACCTTATTGCTTCCGATGAGGAGCTGGAAACATGGTTCGATCATGATGCGTTAGAGAAAATAATGAGTAATCTTTTATCCAATGCATTTAAGTTTACACCAGAAGGTGGTGATATTAGTGTGGAAATTTCTCTTAGCAAGGATATTGGCGTTAATGAATTTGATGAGAATGAAATGAATTTTGTTAAGATAGAGGTAAAAGATTCCGGAGTAGGGATCGAGGAGAGTAAATTGCCAAATATTTTTGAGCGGTTTTATACAGACAAAGATAATTCTAATCCTAAAGGCGTTGGTATTGGGCTTTCCTTTACAAAAGATATTATTGAACTGCATCAGGGTATTATTGAGGTGGAGAGTACGCCAAATAAAGGAACAACGTTCATTGTTCAATTACCAGTAGAAAGGAAGGCTTATGAAGGCATTCCGGAGATTAGCTGTAAGGATGTTTCGGAAGTCGATTTTCATGTACGTACTTCGGAGTCTGATTCTATGGCTATAAGTATTAATGATGAATTGGTAGATAGTAATTTATCGCAAATAAGGTCTAAACTTCCCGTATTACTTATTGTAGACGATAATCCGGATATAAGGAGTTTTGTTAAGCGGGTGCTTGGCGAAAAATATAATGTTTATGAAGCTGAAAATGGTAAGGAAGGTTTTGAATTAGCTAATAAGCTTATGCCAAATATTATTGTTACAGATATTATGATGCCAATAATGGATGGTATTGAATTTTGTGAAGAGATTAAAACAAAAAAGGAAACCAGTCACATTCCGGTTATTATGCTAACGGCAAAATTATCGCAGGAAACAGAGATAAAAGGTCTTAAAACCGGAGCTGATGCCTACATAAGAAAACCCTTTGATGTAGAACTATTAGAGCTTAAATTAACGAATATCTTAAAAATCCGTGAGGAATTAAGAAAACGATTTAATCGTGAGATATCATTACAACCGCAGGAGGTAACTGTAACGACTATGGACGAAAGGTTCTTGCAGCAAGCTATAGAGATTGTTGAAAAGAATATGATGAATACCGATTTTAGTGTAGAAATGCTGGTAAAAGAAATGGGACATAGCCGTAGTAACCTATATTTAAAATTTAAGGAAATTACGGGACTTTCATCAAGTGAATTTATTCGAAATATTCGTTTAAAAAGAGCGGTTCAACTTTTCGAGAAAAGTGATTTTTCGGTTAAGGAAATTATGTATATGACTGGGTTTAATACGGCATCGTATTTTGCCAAATGTTTTAAAAAGCAGTTTGGTGTTATACCAAGTGAATATGTGAGCCAAAACCTAGCCAAGAAAAATGATAAATAA
- a CDS encoding T9SS type A sorting domain-containing protein: protein MKTQLTSFFLFISLLSYAQSAIGTYFSAPMSNYSIVTSASAIDESTAGANLTWTFDQLSEIGTSTDNYAAPTNAELTEYPGTTSVLTVSSTVGATTSESKVFTKDVSGAISFTAVKATNLELKYNIDNGLIGDFPLSYGYSNTDNIAGTYQFNAFSGTFTGTITTSVDAYGSLTLNDVGSGDYSGNVTRLKVVQNLNLGYLINPNAGTAIQTNYYYYDDTNGELIFRSAVVTINVPAISINQTNTAMECLKKDVLSTDGNEITSSQLRIISNPVKDVLNLSLKDHSIVVKAIRLSDISGKQILSVKGMHKSITVDYLPNGIYFATIDTNKGIVSMKFVKG, encoded by the coding sequence ATGAAAACACAATTAACTTCATTTTTTTTATTTATTTCGTTATTATCTTACGCTCAATCTGCAATTGGTACATACTTTAGTGCACCGATGTCTAATTACTCCATTGTAACCTCTGCATCTGCTATAGATGAAAGCACAGCAGGAGCAAATTTAACATGGACTTTCGATCAGCTTTCGGAAATAGGAACCTCTACAGATAATTACGCGGCTCCAACAAATGCCGAATTAACTGAGTACCCCGGTACCACGTCCGTTTTAACAGTAAGTAGTACTGTAGGTGCTACAACCAGTGAAAGTAAAGTTTTTACTAAAGATGTATCGGGTGCAATTTCTTTTACGGCGGTAAAAGCAACCAATCTAGAACTTAAATATAACATCGATAATGGTTTAATAGGTGATTTTCCATTAAGTTATGGATATTCTAATACCGATAATATTGCAGGTACCTATCAGTTCAATGCATTTTCTGGAACTTTTACGGGAACCATAACTACCAGTGTAGATGCTTACGGATCCTTAACATTAAATGATGTAGGATCTGGAGATTATAGTGGTAATGTAACCCGATTAAAGGTTGTTCAAAACCTTAATCTGGGGTATCTTATTAATCCAAATGCCGGAACAGCAATTCAAACCAACTATTATTATTACGATGATACTAATGGAGAGCTTATATTTAGATCGGCAGTTGTTACTATAAATGTTCCTGCGATTTCAATAAATCAAACCAATACGGCAATGGAATGCTTGAAAAAGGATGTATTAAGTACAGATGGAAATGAGATCACATCAAGTCAATTAAGAATTATATCAAACCCGGTAAAAGATGTCTTGAATTTAAGTTTGAAGGATCATAGTATTGTAGTGAAAGCTATACGGTTATCAGATATTAGTGGAAAACAAATTCTTAGTGTAAAAGGCATGCACAAGTCTATTACAGTAGATTATTTGCCTAATGGAATTTACTTTGCAACCATTGATACCAATAAAGGTATAGTTTCAATGAAGTTTGTTAAAGGTTAA
- a CDS encoding L-rhamnose mutarotase has protein sequence MSTKRYCYSCDLKDNPKLIAEYKEYHAAGNAWPEITKSIKDAGIVDMEIYLTGNRMFMIMEVDETFDPVKKAEMDANNPKVQEWENLMWDYQQELPWAKDGEKWIALDKVYKLGD, from the coding sequence ATGAGTACAAAAAGATATTGTTATTCATGCGATTTAAAAGACAACCCTAAATTAATTGCAGAATACAAAGAATATCATGCTGCTGGAAATGCCTGGCCGGAAATAACAAAAAGTATTAAAGATGCCGGCATTGTTGATATGGAAATCTATTTAACAGGTAATAGAATGTTTATGATTATGGAAGTTGATGAGACTTTCGATCCTGTTAAAAAGGCTGAAATGGATGCCAATAATCCAAAAGTACAAGAATGGGAAAACCTTATGTGGGATTACCAACAGGAATTACCCTGGGCTAAAGATGGTGAAAAATGGATTGCCTTAGATAAGGTATATAAGTTAGGAGATTAA
- the fucP gene encoding L-fucose:H+ symporter permease, with product MSSESKIPVVSKSILVPFILITSLFALWGLANDMTNPMVRGFQKVLELSNVKASLVQLAFYGGYFTMAIPAALFVNKFSYKKGVLVGLALYSVGALLFYPAASLESYGFFLAALYILTFGLAFLETTANPYILSMGAEETATRRLNFAQMFNPFGSIMGLFIAQTFVLGALQSDNVAEDGTPIYDTLSETAKASMRTADLEVIRNPYVVLGIVVVIFFILISVLKMPQNKSQEANVKFSESVKRLWSQKKFAFGVVAQAFYVGAQIMCWTYVYQYAETLGIDSQSAVAYGYAGYAVFLAGRAAGTALLAKMNSGKLLMYFGLGAMTTIIGAIFLPGMLGIYSLVTTSFFLSIMFPTIYGIALEGQGEDAKFGAAFLVMAIVGGALLPFLKGYILDFGGKGYEDTLFLGVTEMRYSFFLSFFCLLFVVIYARNVYKKYNN from the coding sequence ATGAGTTCAGAAAGTAAAATACCTGTAGTATCTAAATCTATTTTAGTTCCTTTTATTTTAATCACCTCGCTCTTTGCGTTGTGGGGATTAGCTAACGATATGACCAATCCTATGGTTCGCGGATTCCAAAAAGTATTAGAACTTTCTAACGTAAAAGCATCTTTAGTACAATTAGCTTTTTACGGCGGTTATTTTACTATGGCAATTCCAGCAGCCCTTTTTGTAAATAAATTTTCATACAAAAAAGGAGTCCTTGTTGGTCTGGCACTTTACTCGGTTGGAGCACTATTATTTTACCCTGCCGCTTCGCTTGAAAGTTATGGTTTCTTTTTAGCTGCTTTGTATATTTTAACTTTTGGATTAGCATTTTTAGAAACCACCGCAAACCCATACATACTATCTATGGGTGCAGAAGAAACGGCAACGAGACGTTTAAATTTTGCACAAATGTTTAACCCTTTTGGTTCTATAATGGGGTTATTTATTGCCCAAACTTTTGTATTAGGAGCATTACAATCTGATAACGTAGCCGAAGACGGTACACCAATTTACGATACACTTTCTGAAACTGCTAAGGCATCTATGCGAACTGCCGATTTAGAGGTTATTCGTAATCCTTATGTTGTTTTAGGTATAGTTGTAGTTATCTTTTTTATTCTTATTAGCGTTTTAAAAATGCCTCAAAATAAGAGCCAGGAAGCTAATGTGAAATTTTCTGAATCTGTTAAAAGATTATGGAGTCAAAAGAAATTTGCCTTTGGTGTAGTTGCACAAGCGTTTTATGTGGGCGCTCAAATTATGTGTTGGACATATGTATATCAATATGCCGAAACTTTAGGTATCGACAGTCAGTCGGCTGTAGCTTACGGGTACGCAGGTTATGCTGTCTTCTTAGCTGGTAGAGCTGCTGGTACAGCGTTGTTGGCTAAAATGAACTCTGGTAAATTATTAATGTATTTCGGACTTGGAGCCATGACAACCATTATAGGAGCCATATTTTTACCAGGAATGTTGGGTATTTACTCATTGGTTACCACATCATTCTTCCTATCTATTATGTTCCCTACCATTTACGGTATTGCCTTAGAAGGTCAAGGAGAAGATGCAAAGTTCGGGGCAGCATTTTTAGTAATGGCCATTGTTGGTGGAGCCCTGTTACCGTTCCTTAAAGGCTACATCTTGGATTTTGGAGGAAAAGGATACGAAGACACATTATTTTTAGGAGTTACAGAAATGAGATACTCTTTCTTCCTTTCTTTCTTCTGCCTTCTTTTCGTAGTGATTTATGCTAGAAACGTTTATAAAAAATATAATAACTAA
- a CDS encoding SDR family oxidoreductase, translated as MDLGLKGKVVVISGAAGIEGSIGETILQKLADEGATPAVIDRNARGFGYVEKLQKRGIDAIFCQTDVTNPEQIKTAVETIAEKYGKIDVVINNVGVNDGAGLDASYEEFMNSLKLNMVSYFLVVKHALPLLKKSKGNILNIGSKVALTGQGGTSGYAASKGGVLGLTREWAVDLIKEQIRVNAIIIAESWTPAYDNWIKTLENGEEKLKSIVKKIPLENRMTTPEEIADTCLFTISEKSSHTTGQFIFCDGGYVHLDRSLLTEE; from the coding sequence ATGGATTTAGGATTAAAAGGAAAAGTAGTTGTTATATCTGGTGCTGCTGGAATTGAAGGCAGCATAGGAGAAACCATTTTACAAAAGCTAGCAGATGAAGGAGCTACTCCTGCTGTAATAGATAGAAATGCCAGAGGATTTGGTTATGTTGAAAAATTACAAAAAAGAGGCATAGATGCTATATTTTGCCAAACTGATGTTACTAATCCGGAACAGATAAAAACTGCCGTAGAAACCATTGCAGAAAAGTATGGTAAAATAGATGTTGTAATTAATAACGTTGGAGTAAATGATGGTGCTGGATTAGATGCTTCTTACGAGGAGTTCATGAATTCACTAAAACTCAACATGGTTAGTTATTTTCTGGTAGTAAAACATGCATTACCGTTACTTAAAAAATCTAAAGGAAACATTCTAAATATAGGCTCTAAAGTAGCCTTAACCGGTCAGGGAGGAACATCAGGATATGCAGCATCTAAAGGAGGCGTATTAGGCTTAACACGCGAATGGGCTGTAGATTTAATTAAAGAACAGATTAGGGTTAATGCCATTATTATTGCAGAAAGCTGGACACCGGCTTACGATAACTGGATAAAAACTCTTGAAAACGGTGAAGAGAAATTAAAATCTATCGTAAAGAAAATTCCTTTAGAAAACAGAATGACAACTCCAGAGGAAATTGCAGATACATGTCTTTTCACCATATCGGAAAAATCATCACATACTACAGGGCAGTTTATTTTCTGCGATGGTGGTTATGTACATTTAGATAGATCATTATTAACCGAAGAATAA
- a CDS encoding amidohydrolase family protein, protein MIIDSHQHFWNYEPVKHEWIDESMSVIRKDFLPDDLEKVYAENGIDGCVAVQADQTLIETDFLLDLASKYNFIKGVVGWVDLRADNIEAVLETYKEHEKLKGFRHVVQGEPDSNFLLRPNFLKGISILEKHHYVYDILVFPHQLGAVLEFVKRFPNQKFVIDHIAKPYIKDGFYDGWAVLMKEIGKHENVYCKLSGMITEADFTTWTPAQIHPYMNLILDAFGTERTMFGSDWPVCLVAGNYKRVKELVVDFIAKTSSTEQAAIMGGNAIKFYNLQ, encoded by the coding sequence ATGATAATAGATTCTCATCAGCATTTTTGGAATTACGAACCCGTAAAGCACGAATGGATAGACGAAAGCATGTCTGTTATTCGTAAAGATTTTTTACCTGATGACTTAGAAAAAGTATATGCCGAAAATGGTATTGATGGCTGTGTAGCCGTACAAGCGGACCAAACACTTATTGAGACAGATTTTTTATTAGATCTGGCTTCCAAATACAATTTCATTAAAGGTGTTGTGGGTTGGGTAGACTTAAGAGCGGATAATATCGAAGCTGTTTTAGAAACCTATAAAGAACACGAAAAACTAAAAGGCTTCCGCCATGTTGTACAAGGCGAACCAGATTCCAATTTTTTATTACGTCCAAATTTTCTAAAGGGCATTTCAATTTTAGAAAAGCATCATTACGTTTACGATATATTGGTATTCCCACATCAATTAGGAGCCGTTTTAGAATTCGTAAAACGATTCCCGAATCAAAAATTTGTTATCGATCATATTGCTAAGCCCTATATAAAAGACGGTTTTTATGATGGCTGGGCGGTTTTAATGAAAGAAATTGGAAAACACGAAAATGTGTATTGCAAATTATCGGGCATGATTACAGAGGCCGATTTCACGACATGGACACCGGCTCAAATACATCCTTATATGAATTTGATTCTTGATGCTTTTGGAACAGAAAGAACCATGTTCGGATCGGATTGGCCAGTATGCCTGGTAGCAGGAAATTATAAAAGAGTAAAAGAATTAGTAGTAGATTTTATAGCAAAAACAAGTTCTACAGAACAAGCTGCCATTATGGGCGGTAATGCTATTAAATTTTACAATTTACAATAA